From Salarias fasciatus chromosome 12, fSalaFa1.1, whole genome shotgun sequence, the proteins below share one genomic window:
- the ccnh gene encoding LOW QUALITY PROTEIN: cyclin-H (The sequence of the model RefSeq protein was modified relative to this genomic sequence to represent the inferred CDS: inserted 2 bases in 2 codons): protein MFHNSSQRRYWTFNREDELEKKRYNANQKFRMKAKESGKPGLSESVFLERHEEDVLFRHYERRLLDFCNAFKPAMPKSVVGTAAMYFRRFYLNNSIMEYHPRIIMLTCAYLSCKVDEFNVSSLQFVGNLLQETPAGQERVLEQILEYELLLIQQLNFHLVVHNPYRPMEGLLIDLKTRYPTLENPESLRRXADDFLTQAAMTDAGLLFSPSQIALTAILXSASRAGLSMESYLTECLGLREDKETLSKMYDLMRRMKTLLKKYELPKPEEVNVYKQRLERIHAELNTSSNNESGDTKKTTLVAKEARIAEEEWTDEDLI, encoded by the exons ATGTTTCACAACAGCTCCCAGAGGAGATACTGGACATTTAACCGTGAGGATGAATTGGAGAAGAAAAGGTACAATGCCAACCAAAAGTTTCGTATGAAGGCCAAAGAAAGCGGGAAG CCCGGCCTGAGCGAGTCCGTCTTCCTGGAGCGACATGAAGAAGACGTCTTGTTTCGACACTAtgagaggaggctgctggactTCTGCAACGCGTTCAAGCCTGCCATGCCCAAGTCTGTGGTG GGCACAGCTGCCATGTACTTCAGGAGGTTCTACCTGAACAACTCCATCATGGAGTACCACCCCAGGATCATCAT GCTGACGTGTGCCTACCTGTCCTGCAAAGTGGACGAGTTCAACGTGTCCAGCCTTCAGTTTGTGGGGAACCTTCTGCAGGAGACCCCGGCGGGGCAGGAGCGGGTTCTGGAGCAGATCCTGGAGTACgagctgctgctcatccagcagctcaATTTTCACCTGGTGGTGCACAACCCCTACAGGCCCATGGAGGGGCTGCTCATTGACCTCAAG ACCAGATACCCCACactggagaacccagagtcTCTGAGGA GTGCCGACGACTTCCTGACCCAGGCGGCCATGACGGATGCGGGGCTGCTGTTCTCTCCCTCTCAGATCGCCCTGACGGCGATTC ACAGCGCCTCCAGAGCCGGGCTCAGCATGGAGAG CTACCTGACTGAATGTTTGGGGCTGAGAGAAGATAAAGAGACTCTTTCAAAGATGTACGACTTAATGAGAC GAATGAAAACTCTGCTGAAGAAGTATGAGCTTCCCAAACCAGAGGAGGTGAACGTGTACaagcagaggctggagaggaTCCATGCTGAGCTCAACACTTCCAGCAA CAACGAAAGCGGGGATACGAAGAAGACGACCTTGGTGGCTAAAGAAGCACGGATTGCAGAAGAa gaatGGACGGATGAAGATCTGATATGA